In Populus nigra chromosome 1, ddPopNigr1.1, whole genome shotgun sequence, one genomic interval encodes:
- the LOC133680963 gene encoding pathogenesis-related protein 1-like: METSKNSLAIAFLIALAIIIPLSLAQDSPQDYVNAHNNARAQVGVGNIVWDNNVAAYARNYIKRLTGDCRLVHSGGPYGENLAGSSGDLTGSAAVKLWVNEKPKYDYNSNSCVGGECRHYTQVVWRKSVRLGCAKARCSNGGTVISCNYDPRGNYVNERPY, encoded by the coding sequence ATGGAAACCTCCAAGAATTCACTAGCAATTGCTTTTCTTATTGCCTTAGCTATAATAATCCCTCTATCCCTTGCCCAAGACTCCCCACAAGACTACGTCAATGCCCACAATAATGCTCGTGCACAGGTAGGTGTTGGAAATATTGTGTGGGACAATAATGTGGCAGCTTATGCACGTAACTATATTAAACGGCTCACGGGCGATTGCAGACTTGTGCATTCTGGTGGGCCTTATGGCGAGAACCTTGCAGGGAGTAGTGGTGATCTTACAGGCAGCGCTGCGGTGAAATTGTGGGTTAATGAGAAACCAAAGTATGATTACAACTCCAATTCATGTGTTGGTGGAGAATGCAGGCATTATACTCAGGTGGTTTGGCGCAAGTCGGTTCGTTTAGGTTGTGCTAAAGCAAGGTGCAGCAATGGCGGTACAGTCATCAGTTGCAACTATGATCCCCGTGGCAACTACGTTAACGAGCGTCCTTACTAG
- the LOC133676681 gene encoding probable pectin methylesterase CGR3, whose protein sequence is MSRRPGNPARRFADGGSLPFVGSMHSKSRSSPLLSIGLLVVGAILLIGYLYSGSGGRTSDREALGNAEGGVSCTSEVQRAIPILKKAYGDSMRKVLHVGPDTCLAVSSLLREEDTEAWGVEPYDLDDVSANCKSLVRKGLVRVADIKFPLPYRAKSFSLVVVSDALDYLSPKYLNKTLPELARVSADGLIIFSGHPGQQRVKVAEMSKFGRPAKFRSSSWWIRYFVQIGLQVNEPAIKKFEQASLKKSYKPACQVFHLQSHD, encoded by the exons atgtcaaGGAGGCCAGGGAATCCTGCTAGACGTTTTGCTGATGGGGGAAGTCTTCCTTTTGTTGGTTCAATGCATTCTAAATCACGTTCATCGCCGCTACTATCCATTGGCCTTCTTGTTGTG GGCGCAATCCTTCTCATTGGATATCTTTACAGTGGTTCAG GTGGGCGTACCAGCGATAGAGAAGCTTTAGGCAATGCAGAAG GTGGTGTTTCATGCACATCAGAAGTCCAAAGAGCGATACCTATCCTGAAGAAGGCTTATGGTGACAGCATGCGTAAAGTGTTGCATGTTGGCCCTGACACTTGCTTAGCAGTATCAAGCTTATTAAGAGAAGAGGATACCGAGGCCTGGGGTGTGGAACCATATGACTTAGATGATGTGAGTGCCAACTGCAAGAGTCTTGTGCGCAAAGGCCTTGTTCGTGTGGCTGACATCAAATTTCCTTTGCCCTACCGGGCAAAATCATTCTCTCTTGTTGTAGTGTCGGACGCTTTGGATTATTTGTCTCCAAAATATCTCAACAAAACTCTTCCAGAATTGGCGAGAGTGTCAGCTGATggcttaattatattttctg GCCATCCAGGTCAGCAAAGAGTTAAAGTTGCAGAAATGTCCAAGTTTGGTCGTCCA GCCAAATTTCGGAGCTCATCCTGGTGGATAAGGTACTTTGTTCAGATTGGTTTACAAGTGAATGAACCCGCCATAAAGAAGTTTGAGCAGGCTTCGTTGAAGAAGTCATATAAGCCAGCCTGCCAAGTTTTCCACCTCCAGTCACACGATTGA